Within the Anoplopoma fimbria isolate UVic2021 breed Golden Eagle Sablefish chromosome 21, Afim_UVic_2022, whole genome shotgun sequence genome, the region TGATTGCAGGCGGCAAATTACAAAAACTCAGATGTGCAGAGCTTTCACATGATGCTCAGGCCATTTTCTTCGGCGAGTATAAACTCAGCGTTAGtggccttcaaaataaaatctgccTACGTGTAAACGAGACCAGAGAGCGTCTCGGGTTCCTGGTGACGTCCACCCACCTTCCTCCGTCGGCGTGGAACACCACCGACTCTTTCCCGGTGCTGATGCAGCCGTTGATGTTCTCCAGAACGCCGGCGTTCACCATTTTGTACATCAGCAGACGAGTGCGAGGGTCTACGGCTTGTtcctgaacagagagagagatttattaGAACATAAAACGAAAACTCTTGTTATAAAGAATGTTATTGTCTCTCTACGTACGGCGGTGGAGTGCTCCTTCTTGTCGTGCAGTCTGGCGCTGCGTTTCTGCTCGCTGTAGCAGTGCTGCTTCAGGGAGTTGAACACCTGGTTGGACAACTTCAGGTCCATCCCCAACCCGTCACCAACGTGCACCTCTGGAGCAaactgcaggaggaagaggagaggatgaaggagCTGTAGTGGtgcagtttaacgttaaccatcaaagtgtaaataaagttttactgacgatcgttaatATTCAATAACATTAGCagcagttacattatgatgcgttcaggctctgttcagtgaaaatgagtattgtctgaaggtaaattataacgttatcatgatgtgttcacatgtaatctgtaaaatgtagtgttggtgataaactggaataaatccagtagtttgaaggagatgttttcacattaatatgaaatagatattagagatgaattatgatgcttaacttcctaacacgagctctaagattataatacatcattaacaCTAATAATGAAGAGATTTGTTTTGATCCATGAATATACAATCtgttatttccttatcatttaaatgttgtgtttttatgaagaaaaaaacactataaattacttTCATAACATTTAGAGTATTTGATGGTTTACCGGCTTCAGAGcgattgaaatgtttttccttaCGTTGTCCATGCGCGCCGTGTTCTTGCGTCCACAGGTCACCTCGTCGTGTTTGGTGGTGATGTTCTTTCCTTTCCCGGTGAAACCTTTCCTGGGCGTCGTCTGAGGCTTCACTGATGtcatcaaacacagaaacacaaacttATAGTCTCAGTTATATTCTTgacatgcttttatgtttttagtgtccaacaatgcaacattttttgtctccagctcatgtttttatttaacatatttatacttCACATATTTGCTTTGCATGTTTTTGCTTTATGAGACTCTGAGTTGCATTAACAGTATTTGACGATGTAGTATAAGGACGTTCTGAATGATGTTTCTTCTCATATTAATATatctcttcttttattgtttccacATGATTGTAAAGGTTAAATgatgcatcatttttttattttagggtgactttgtaacataTGTAACGTAtatttttgggtgtttttattcatcacttGTTTTATTGTACTACTCTAAGTttgtaacattttttacaattttattgtattaaattaGTTTCTATTTTAcacttaatttcattttattaaatacttgatcattttatttatagattttttaaattaattttactacaatttatattattttttatttagcacttgttttattgtattttatgttttaaaaatgtgttaataaaatgctctattttattcatttagatgtaatttcatgaaattCTGCTACCGTTATTATAACTTTCAATTCTATTTCCTTTTTACTCAAATTCCTTAATTGCctttgtctttccttttttcacgGTCTACACTTTAACTACAATCACCTGTATGAAAGGTGCACTACcaataaagtttgattgattgattaatatGAAGGTGGAGCTGCTTTTGTAGCTGAGACTGAAATCAGTCGGAGCATTGAGCACAAACTCtaaaataatataagataagataagataagataagataagataagataagataagataatcctttattagtcccgcagtggggaaatttgcaggcttacagcagcagagagtaaagtgcacacaagagacatagtagaagaaagacaagataaaaataaaaatgaaataaaaaaacaagtattataaataagcaataaaaaaacagtagaaaatcaacaataactgaaatattgaatatgaaaaaaaggtctCAATCAGAACAGGAAGACGGATCTTTACGTCTCAATGGACACACTGAGCTAACAGCGTCTGGTCCTCTCAGGTGTCTGTTACCTGCTCTGTAGGGGTCGTGTCTCGTGTCCTGCCAGTCCACCTCGTCCTCTGAGCTGTCGCTGTCCTCGTACGGATGGACCATGCGGTAGTTCTCAAAGGAGATGgacactggacacacacatgtaaatcaGCTGCAGTCAGTAAATCGtacctgtcgtccttcaaacaGGTGAGACACGTAGGACGGACGTCTACCTTTACTGTCTCCGTTGAAGCGCTTCTCCTCCCGACGGAGCTGATCGTCAAACTCACGGTCGAACTGCATCTGAAGCATCTTGGCGAGCATCAAGTCGCTGGTCGTCTCTGAGGACTCGTCTGAGAGCAGGAGGTCTGAACCCGGACTgaaggacagggagagagagagagagacagggagagagacagacagggagagagagagacagggagagagacagggagagagacagggagagagacagagagagagagagagagagacagggagacagacagagagacagggagggggagagagagagagatagacagggagagagagagacagacggagagtgagagagacaggggggagagagagagacaggcagacagagaaagagagagtgagacagacagacagagcgagacagacagacagacagacagacaggagacagacaggcagacagacagagacagacagacagacagacagagacagagacaggagacggagagacagagagacagagggagacatgagacagacagacagacagggacagacagagagagagagacaaggagagagagagacgggcaTTGTTTAGACTTGCATTCAATCACTCTGTTGTTAAATAAGTTGtagttaataaaaacaaagtaagagATTTTTACAGAATAAACCTTAAAAGTGTAAACATGAAcctttaatataataatataaaccaGAAATAtctaaaatgaaaccaaatcaCAGTCCTTCTGCTAGAAAGCCGGTCAGAACTGCTTGTTTACTAGAGATACACGAGGATAAGCTCGGGTAAatcacacaggcagacagacagacagacagacagacagacacagacagacaggcaggcagacagacagacagacagacagacagacaggtgaatcAGGTGAATCAGAGGACGTACTGGGTGAGCGTTGGGAAGGCGATGTTCTCGTCCTCCAGCTGTTTGGCCAGCTGTTCACTCATCACGTCAGCCAGAGAGCAGGCCGGAGGAGCCGGGGCCACCGGACCCCACGGGCTCTATGGACACAAGACAACACGTTATTATCATAACGCCACTTTATTATAACGCCACTTTATTATAACGCCACTTTATTATAACGctatttaatgaataaataaatcattataacACAGAACAGTTCAACAGCATCTTAAACGACATCCTCCAATGATTAGAATAAAGATGAATCAACAGTTTCAATAAAAAGGAACAttataaattcatatttattataataataattatttgtttgatttagctcaatgtgaaatatttaagTGTATTGTTCTGTCAAGACTacagtcaaaaacaaaaataaattctgttcattcatatataattaatataaagacaaaaaaactattaagaACATAGAACGGGACCGAATAATTATTATCTATTtgttcacaaaataaatgacaaagagagagagagagagacagacaggtagagagagagagagacagacaggtagagagagagagacagacaggtagagagagagacagacagagacaaagagagagagagacagagagagacaggtagagagagagagagacaaagagagagagagagacagactggtagagagagagagacagacaggtagagagagagagacagacagagacaaagagagagagagacagagagagacaggagagagagagagagagagacagagagagagagagacagacaggtagagagagagagacagacagagacaaagagagagagagacaggtagagagagacagagagagagagagacagagagagacagagacagacaggtagagagagagagagacaggtagagagagagagacagaaagagacaaagagagagagagacagagagagagagagagagagagagacaggtattgttcagacagacaggtattgtgttaaataataaaaatcttattttaactgtaaatatcaataacagtaaaataataaatgaggcAGAGACACGTTTAGACATGTCggtgctaagccccgccccatATGTGATTACAGACCACGCCCATATGTGTTACATGTTCATAGACCACGCCCCTATGTGATTATGAGTGTacataagccccgccccctatGTGTTTGTAGACCACGCCCCTCCGTGTTACGTGTGTTTCCACGGTAACGCCCACTCCATTTAACAGAGGAATTATTAATTATCAaccatctttatttattttaataaagaaaataaaaacacaataaccaaaacacaatataatttatataaataaataaatatatatttaaacatcgATGACGTCATCTCCTCCTTCAAGCCTTATAAGGAGCCGTGTTGGCGACCAGCTAGCATGAGGCTAGCGCTAGCATGCTAGGTGGCTAACTGGTTTAGCTCCGTGGACACAACTCTGACCTTTGCTGCGTCTGCTGCCACCACTGCCTGGTCCATGGTCACAGAGGAGTCGAGTGGTCGGCGGgttcctggaggaggaggaggtggaggtggtggtggaggaggtggaggagtctTCAGAGGAGTCTCACAGCTGAGTGAACTCCGGAGCGACGTGATGACGTCAGAGGAGGAGGCGACGTTacgccttcaaaataaaagcccccttacgctgtgtatttatttatttaatcaggtGAAGTcccataaaacataaaacaaataatacatgAACAATATGAGATGAtttcaataatacaataaaaaaaatacaattcagcaccttgagatttctttgtattttaaagtgtgctatataaatattttat harbors:
- the riok3 gene encoding serine/threonine-protein kinase RIO3: MDQAVVAADAAKSPWGPVAPAPPACSLADVMSEQLAKQLEDENIAFPTLTHPGSDLLLSDESSETTSDLMLAKMLQMQFDREFDDQLRREEKRFNGDSKVSISFENYRMVHPYEDSDSSEDEVDWQDTRHDPYRAVKPQTTPRKGFTGKGKNITTKHDEVTCGRKNTARMDNFAPEVHVGDGLGMDLKLSNQVFNSLKQHCYSEQKRSARLHDKKEHSTAEQAVDPRTRLLMYKMVNAGVLENINGCISTGKESVVFHADGGSLEEQPVPDEVVLKVYKTTLNEFKNRDRYIKDDYRFIDRFSKLNPRKVIRLWAEKEMHNLTRMKKAEIPCPEVVLLKKHILVMSFIGKDHIPAPKLKDIVLGSEDMKNAFYQVLHVMQQMYQECNLVHADLSEYNMLWHEGKVWLIDVGQSVEPTHPHALEFLYRDCRNVSTFFQRRGVSEAMSACELFNTVSGLNIPVGEEEEAEFLSEIVALEKRNEDHVQRRGKKTFPVSCEDGDPGEPDADD